The Penicillium oxalicum strain HP7-1 chromosome IV, whole genome shotgun sequence genome contains a region encoding:
- a CDS encoding ATP synthase subunit 9, whose protein sequence is MAASRVFAQRLASTMAQTSKVARPAARFQLNAATKRTFTTQKKAPVATFAATPKRATSTLLQANARQAFQTAARRQYSSEVASAMVEVSKNLGMGSAAIGLGGAGIGIGLVFAALLMSVSRNPALRGQLFSYAILGFAFVEAMGLFDLMVAMMCKYV, encoded by the coding sequence ATGGCCGCCTCTCGTGTCTTCGCCCAGCGCCTGGCTTCCACCATGGCCCAGACCTCCAAGGTCGCCCGTCCCGCTGCTCGCTTCCAGCTGAACGCTGCCACCAAGCGCACCTTCACCACCCAGAAGAAGGCCCCCGTTGCCACCTTCGCCGCTACCCCCAAGCGTGCCACCTCCACCCTCCTCCAGGCCAACGCTCGCCAGGCCTTCCAGACTGCTGCCCGCCGCCAGTACTCCTCCGAGGTCGCCTCCGCCATGGTTGAGGTCTCCAAGAACCTGGGTATGGGTTCCGCTGCCATCGGTCTCGGTGGTGCCGGTATCGGTATCGGTCTCGTCTTCGCTGCTCTCCTCATGAGTGTCTCCCGCAACCCCGCTCTGCGTGGTCAGCTCTTCTCCTACGCCATTCTTGGTTTCGCCTTCGTCGAGGCCATGGGTCTCTTCGATCTCATGGTTGCCATGATGTGCAAGTACGTCTAA